TGGTAAATGATACAAATAACAAAGAGTATTGGCTCTTTTCAAAAAGTGGATTCGCCAAAGAGTTAATTGAAGCTAAGGTAGCAACTTTAGTTAGTGTTGAAGATTTAGTAAGAGTTTGAGGTGTTTTACCTTCTTAATATTCATATAAAATTTTATTAAAAACTCTAGATCAATCCTTAGGCTCTTCTTTTTGATATTAATTATTTGTCAGATGAACATCCCCAATAAAATTGTTGACAATCATACTTTAACCTCCAATAATGTTAGAAGACCAATAATATATGTTAAATCAAACATAAACTTTGACTTCTTGGGGGAAAGAGTGGGCAAATTATCCAATAAAGTTGTTTTTATTACTGGATGTGGAACAGGTATTGGAAGAGCTATTGCCTTAAGAATTGCTAGCGATGGAGCTACTCTTTTTATAACAGATAAAGATGAAGAGAGCTTACTAAGTGTTCGCAAAGAAATTGTTGAGATCTCCCCAAACTCTAAAGCCCACGTTATGGATGTTACTGATAACGATTCAATTCAAGCTGCTTATGACAAAGTTTTGAACGAATTTACCCATTTAGATATTCTAATCAACAATGCTGGAGTCTCTACAGAAAACTGGTTTTGGAAGCTCACTGAAAAAGAGTGGGATATGAATATGGACATCAACTGTAAAGGTGTTTGGAGAGTATCAAAAGCATTTGCACCTCATATGATAGAGCGTAAAAAGGGAAAAATTATTTGTATCGCTTCGATGGCATCTAAAATAGGTGCTCCTTTCCAAGCTCACTATGCTGCTTCAAAGTTTGGAGTTTTAGGGTTAGTTCAATCTATGTCCAAAGAGTTAGCTCAATACAATATTACAGTCAATGCTGTCTGTCCAGGAATGGTAAAAACGGCAATGCAAGATAGAGAAATTAAATGGGAAGCAAAACTAAGAGGAATTAAAGATCCAGAGGTGGTACGAAAAGAGTATATTGATGCTACCCCATTAGGGCGATTGTGTATGCCAAAAGATGTTGCTAATGTAGTAGCATTTCTGGCTTCATCAGATTCAGATTTTATTACAGGGCAGGGGATAAATGTTACCGGCGGAATATGCGTGCATTGAAGTAAAAAATATTGTGAAAAAAGGAATGGTTCCAGCAGCACTAGCAGCTGGAAATCTCTTAAAAGAAGAGTTTTCAAAGAAAAGCTTTTCTGTAACTCAAAAATCGGGACAAAGTGATCTAGTCACAGAAATTGACTTGAAAGCTTCAGCACTGATCAATTCAGTTTTAGATGGAATCTATCCAAACATCAAAATCATAGATGAGGAAGATGAGTCTATAAATTCTTTTAACGATATAGAAGTTGCTTTTAT
Above is a window of Bacteroidia bacterium DNA encoding:
- a CDS encoding SDR family oxidoreductase, which encodes MNIPNKIVDNHTLTSNNVRRPIIYVKSNINFDFLGERVGKLSNKVVFITGCGTGIGRAIALRIASDGATLFITDKDEESLLSVRKEIVEISPNSKAHVMDVTDNDSIQAAYDKVLNEFTHLDILINNAGVSTENWFWKLTEKEWDMNMDINCKGVWRVSKAFAPHMIERKKGKIICIASMASKIGAPFQAHYAASKFGVLGLVQSMSKELAQYNITVNAVCPGMVKTAMQDREIKWEAKLRGIKDPEVVRKEYIDATPLGRLCMPKDVANVVAFLASSDSDFITGQGINVTGGICVH